A region of Siniperca chuatsi isolate FFG_IHB_CAS linkage group LG23, ASM2008510v1, whole genome shotgun sequence DNA encodes the following proteins:
- the LOC122871417 gene encoding E3 ubiquitin-protein ligase TRIM39-like, translating to MASASSLPCEEQLLCSICLDAFSEPVSTPCGHNYCKTCITGYWASSDLTQCPLCKKTFRSRPQLQVNTGFRDMVEHFNNMRVRGEDDMLAKPGEVPCDVCLGPKIKAQKTCLVCLASYCQPHLEPHQRVTTLKKHQLIDPVSNLEDRVCEKHGKMFELFCRVDQMCVCFMCLKDDHATHEAVPLEHAFRERKAWLDYATSKLKMMENTKTRSIKEIKYSAEQSKKESEKEIADIAEVFTALMVSLQRSQAELIELIEEKQKAAEKQAEDDVTQLEQEVAELRRRRSEMEQLLQTEEHLHLLQSWPSLYLPAHTEDLFNPLPHSTPPFTLELSDISRHSYVGMVTKAVAQMEKTLSNEMAKLIHDVRLSDACEAAEQPDAAEKLMTDELTKEVWNPPQDKLMMIQQCDAVDVTLDAYTANSRLQVSEDGKQLRFREGRLFFPPLFGRRFEYQPFILGKDGFSSGRFYYEVQVSGIKAWLLGVVIESINKEIPWLPTPEEGGWTFSGISTEFHEVYFPNIVTSAPLYLRQRPQTVGVFVDYEKGEVSFYDVDARTLIFSHTGCSFIETPPRLKAFLYSMAGTSLSNRPKLYPIFGIFGDDSNDILVITRVVRAT from the coding sequence ATGGCCTCAGCCAGCAGCCTCCCATGTGAAGAACAGCTCCTGTGTTCAATCTGTCTGGATGCATTCTCTGAGCCTGTCTCTACTCCATGTGGACACAACTACTGCAAGACTTGTATCACAGGGTACTGGGCCAGCAGTGACCTGACACAGTGTCCCCTCTGTAAGAAGACGTTCCGCAGTAGACCACAGCTTCAGGTCAACACAGGTTTCAGAGATATGGTGGAGCATTTCAACAACATGAGGGTGAGGGGTGAAGATGACATGCTTGCCAAACCAGGGGAGGTGCCCTGTGACGTCTGCCTCGGGCCGAAGATCAAGGCCCAGAAGACGTGCCTGGTGTGTTTGGCCTCGTACTGTCAGCCTCACCTGGAGCCTCATCAGAGAGTCACAACCCTTAAGAAGCACCAGCTGATCGACCCTGTGTCAAACCTAGAGGACAGGGTGTGCGAGAAGCATGGCAAGATGTTCGAGCTCTTCTGTCGCGTGGAccagatgtgtgtttgtttcatgtgctTGAAAGACGACCATGCAACGCATGAAGCTGTCCCGTTAGAGCACGCGTTCAGAGAGAGGAAGGCCTGGCTAGACTATGCGACGTCAAAGCTCAAAATGATGGAAAACACTAAAACCAGGAGTATTAAGGAAATCAAATACTCAGCTGAACAGAGCAAGAAAGAGTCAGAGAAAGAGATAGCAGACATTGCTGAAGTTTTCACTGCTCTTATGGTCTCTCTGCAAAGAAGCCAGGCTGAGCTGATAGAGTTGATCGAGGAGAAgcagaaagcagcagaaaagCAGGCTGAAGACGATGTGACACAGCTGGAGCAAGAAGTCGCTGAATTGAGGAGGAGAAGATCCGAAATGGAGCAACTTTTACAAACAGAGGAgcacctccacctcctgcagaGTTGGCCATCTCTCTACTTGCCTGCTCACACTGAGGACCTATTCAACCCTCTGCCCCACTCCACCCCTCCATTTACACTAGAACTCTCTGACATCAGTCGACACAGTTATGTGGGGATGGTGACAAAAGCAGTGGCTCAGATGGAAAAGACACTCAGTAATGAGATGGCGAAGCTCATTCATGACGTAAGGTTATCTGATGCCTGTGAGGCTGCTGAACAACCTGATGCAGCCGAAAAACTGATGACAGATGAGTTAACTAAAGAAGTGTGGAATCCGCCTCAGGACAAGCTGATGATGATCCAGCAGTGCGATGCGGTGGATGTGACTCTGGACGCCTACACAGCCAATTCCAGGCTCCAGGTGTCTGAGGATGGGAAACAACTGAGATTTCGTGAAGGCCGACTGTTTTTTCCTCCATTATTTGGGAGAAGATTTGAATATCAACCCTTCATTCTTGGGAAAGATGGTTTTTCCTCAGGCAGGTTCTACTATGAGGTTCAGGTCAGTGGGATTAAAGCCTGGCTCTTGGGAGTGGTCATAGAGTCCATTAACAAGGAGATCCCTTGGTTACCCACCCCTGAGGAGGGAGGCTGGACATTTAGTGGAATCTCCACTGAATTCCATGAGGTATATTTTCCTAATATTGTTACCTCTGCTCCCCTGTACCTGAGGCAAAGGCCCCAGACAGTTGGTGTTTTTGTCGATTATGAGAAGGGAGAGGTCTCCTTCTATGACGTGGACGCCAGGACTCTGATCTTCTCCCACACAGGATGTTCCTTCATTGAGACCCCACCAAGACTAAAAGCTTTTCTCTATTCTATGGCTGGCACTTCCTTAAGTAACAGACCAAAGCTCTACCCTATTTTTGGGATCTTCGGTGATGATTCTAACGACATACTCGTAATCACTCGTGTGGTCCGCGCAACTTGA